A window of the Choloepus didactylus isolate mChoDid1 chromosome 11, mChoDid1.pri, whole genome shotgun sequence genome harbors these coding sequences:
- the LOC119506157 gene encoding 60S ribosomal protein L7-like 1 has translation MAEEEPRKKIPLVPENLLKKRKAYQALKATQAKQALLEKKQRRGKQLRFKRLESFLIDSQRQQRDRIRLRRLEVKPHGLEMPDEHSLAFVIRIQRIKGIGLLVRRTIERLRLRKIFSGVFVKMTPTTLKMLRTVEPYVTWGFPNLKSVRELILKRGQAKVKNKIIPLTDNTVIEEHLGRFGVICLEDLIHEVAFPGKYFDRISQFLCPFHLSVARHATKNKVGFFKEMGSPGYRGESINQLIRQLN, from the coding sequence ATGGCAGAGGAAGAGCcaagaaaaaagattcctttGGTCCCAGAAAATCTCCTGAAAAAGAGGAAGGCTTATCAGGCCCTCAAAGCCACCCAGGCAAAGCAGGCACTTTTGGAAAAGAAGCAGCGGCGAGGGAAACAGCTCAGGTTTAAGCGACTGGAATCGTTTTTAATTGATTCTCAGCGGCAGCAACGTGACAGGATACGCCTCAGACGGCTAGAAGTGAAACCTCATGGCTTGGAAATGCCAGATGAACATTCCTTGGCCTTTGTAATACGCATCCAAAGGATCAAAGGGATAGGTTTACTGGTGCGGAGGACCATTGAAAGACTTCGCTTGAGGAAGATTTTCAGTGGTGTATTTGTGAAAATGACCCCCACAACCCTAAAAATGCTGCGTACAGTGGAACCTTATGTGACGTGGGGATTTCCAAATCTGAAGTCTGTCAGGGAACTCATCCTGAAACGTGGACAAGCCAAGGTCAAGAATAAGATAATCCCATTGACAGACAACACAGTAATTGAGGAGCACCTGGGGAGGTTTGGTGTTATTTGCTTGGAAGATCTCATTCATGAAGTTGCCTTCCCGGGGAAGTATTTTGACAGGATCTCCCAATTCTTGTGCCCATTCCATCTCTCAGTGGCCCGTCACGCTACTAAGAATAAAGTGGGCTTTTTCAAGGAGATGGGCTCACCTGGTTATCGGGGCGAAAGCATCAATCAACTCATCCGACAGCTGAACTAG
- the SMIM23 gene encoding small integral membrane protein 23 — translation MNMLTLVALLVLVLYLGTWISGKSWEVSERIRECNYLQNPVTSQDFEYETNEPSEKPVKVIRSWLKENLHALLEKLEEEVRELEQLLRDLEEWLDAFLGEHLEEPCSTLKSHL, via the exons ATGAACATGCTG ACACTGGTGGCCTTGCTGGTCTTGGTGCTGTACTTGGGCACATGGATATCAG GAAAAAGTTGGGAGGTGTCAGAAAGGATCAGAGAATGTAACTATCTCCAGAATCCTGTGACTTCCCAG GACTTTGAATATGAGACCAATGAACCCTCAGAAAAGCCAGTAAAGGTCATCAGGAGCTGGTTGAAGGAGAACTTGCATGCGCTCTTGGAGAAGCTGGAGGAAGAGGTTCGGGAGTTGGAGCAGCTGCTACGAGACCTGGAGGAGTGGCTGGATGCATTCCTGGGAGAACACCTGGAAGAGCCCTGCTCCACCCTCAAAAGTCACTtgtga